The following are encoded together in the Eptesicus fuscus isolate TK198812 chromosome 16, DD_ASM_mEF_20220401, whole genome shotgun sequence genome:
- the LOC103305457 gene encoding cytochrome P450 1B1 isoform X1 has translation MATRLSLDDPLLPITLSAQQNTLLLLLSVLAAVHVGQWLLRQRRPQPGPAPPGPFAWPLIGNAAAMGPAPHLAFQRLARRYGDVFQIRLGGCPVVVLNGERAIRQALVQQATAFADRPPFASFRVVSAGRSLAFGQYSERWKAQRRAAQGTMRAFSPLQPRSRRVLEGHVLGEARELVQLLVRGSAGGAFLDPRPLTLVAVANVMSAACFGCRYSHGDAEFRELLSHNEEFGRTVGAGSLVDVLPWLLRFPNPLRTTFREFQQLNRNFSNFVLDKFLRHRESFRPGAAPRDLMDACILSVGKEAAVGSGDSAARLDEDYVPSTVTDIFGASQDTLSTALQWLFLLFTRYPEAQARVQAELDQVVGRERLPCLDDQPKLPYIMAFLYEAMRFSSFVPITIPHATTASTSVLGYHIPKDTVVFVNQWSVNHDPAKWPAPEDFDPTRFLDQDGFLNKDLASSVMIFSMGKRRCIGEEISKTLLFLLVSVLAHQCKFKADPEEPAKMDFTYGLSVKPKSFKINVTLRESMELLDRAVQTLQAEEDCQ, from the exons ATGGCCACCAGGCTCAGCCTCGACGACCCCCTGCTGCCCATCACGCTGTCCGCACAGCAAAACAcgctcctgctgctcctctcgGTGCTGGCCGCCGTGCACGTGGGCCAGTGGCTGCTGAGGCAGCGGCGGCCGCAGCCCGGGCCCGCGCCCCCGGGCCCCTTTGCGTGGCCGCTGATCGGAAACGCCGCGGCGATGGGCCCCGCGCCGCACCTCGCGTTCCAGCGCCTGGCGCGGCGCTACGGCGACGTCTTCCAGATCCGCCTGGGCGGCTGCCCGGTGGTGGTGCTGAACGGCGAGCGCGCCATTCGCCAGGCCCTGGTGCAGCAGGCCACCGCCTTCGCTGACCGGCCGCCCTTCGCCTCCTTCCGCGTGGTGTCGGCCGGCCGCAGCCTGGCGTTCGGCCAGTACTCGGAGCGCTGGAAGGCGCAGCGGCGCGCGGCGCAGGGCACCATGCGCGCCTTCTCCCCGCTCCAGCCGCGCAGCCGCCGCGTCCTCGAGGGCCACGTGCTGGGCGAGGCGCGCGAGCTGGTGCAGCTGCTGGTGCGCGGCAGCGCGGGCGGCGCCTTCCTCGACCCGCGGCCGCTGACCTTGGTGGCCGTGGCCAACGTCATGAGCGCCGCGTGCTTCGGCTGCCGCTACAGCCACGGGGACGCCGAGTTCCGCGAGCTGCTCAGCCACAACGAGGAGTTCGGGCGCACGGTGGGCGCGGGCAGCCTGGTGGACGTGCTGCCCTGGCTGCTGCGCTTCCCCAACCCGTTGCGCACAACCTTCCGAGAGTTCCAGCAGCTCAACCGCAACTTCAGCAACTTCGTCCTCGACAAGTTCCTGAGGCACCGCGAAAGCTTCCGTCCCGGGGCCGCCCCCCGCGACCTGATGGACGCCTGCATCCTCTCGGTGGGGAAGGAGGCGGCCGTGGGCTCGGGCGACAGCGCCGCGCGGCTGGACGAGGACTACGTGCCGTCGACTGTCACCGACATCTTTGGCGCCAGCCAGGACACGCTCTCCACCGCGCTGCAGTGGCTGTTCCTCCTTTTCACCAG GTACCCTGAAGCGCAGGCTCGGGTGCAGGCCGAACTGGACCAAGTCGTGGGTCGAGAGCGTCTGCCCTGCCTGGATGATCAGCCCAAACTGCCCTACATCATGGCCTTTCTTTACGAAGCCATGCGCTTCTCCAGCTTCGTGCCCATCACCATTCCCCACGCCACCACTGCCAGCACCTCTGTCCTGGGCTACCACATTCCCAAGGACACGGTGGTGTTTGTTAACCAGTGGTCCGTGAATCATGACCCCGCGAAGTGGCCTGCCCCGGAGGACTTCGATCCCACCCGGTTCTTGGACCAGGACGGCTTCCTCAACaaggacctggccagcagcgtGATGATTTTTTCCATGGGCAAACGGCGCTGCATCGGGGAAGAGATTTCCAAGACACTGCTGTTTCTCCTGGTTTCCGTCCTGGCTCACCAGTGCAAGTTCAAGGCCGATCCCGAGGAGCCCGCAAAAATGGACTTCACTTACGGCCTGTCCGTTAAACCCAAGTCATTTAAGATCAATGTCACCCTCAGAGAGTCCATGGAGCTCCTCGACAGGGCCGTCCAAACGTTGCAAGCTGAGGAAGACTGCCAGTGA
- the LOC103305457 gene encoding cytochrome P450 1B1 isoform X2, which translates to MATRLSLDDPLLPITLSAQQNTLLLLLSVLAAVHVGQWLLRQRRPQPGPAPPGPFAWPLIGNAAAMGPAPHLAFQRLARRYGDVFQIRLGGCPVVVLNGERAIRQALVQQATAFADRPPFASFRVVSAGRSLAFGQYSERWKAQRRAAQGTMRAFSPLQPRSRRVLEGHVLGEARELVQLLVRGSAGGAFLDPRPLTLVAVANVMSAACFGCRYSHGDAEFRELLSHNEEFGRTVGAGSLVDVLPWLLRFPNPLRTTFREFQQLNRNFSNFVLDKFLRHRESFRPGAAPRDLMDACILSVGKEAAVGSGDSAARLDEDYVPSTVTDIFGASQDTLSTALQWLFLLFTRKKKERKKERKKERKKERTNISWASGKYCTLKRRLGCRPNWTKSWVESVCPAWMISPNCPTSWPFFTKPCASPASCPSPFPTPPLPAPLSWATTFPRTRWCLLTSGP; encoded by the exons ATGGCCACCAGGCTCAGCCTCGACGACCCCCTGCTGCCCATCACGCTGTCCGCACAGCAAAACAcgctcctgctgctcctctcgGTGCTGGCCGCCGTGCACGTGGGCCAGTGGCTGCTGAGGCAGCGGCGGCCGCAGCCCGGGCCCGCGCCCCCGGGCCCCTTTGCGTGGCCGCTGATCGGAAACGCCGCGGCGATGGGCCCCGCGCCGCACCTCGCGTTCCAGCGCCTGGCGCGGCGCTACGGCGACGTCTTCCAGATCCGCCTGGGCGGCTGCCCGGTGGTGGTGCTGAACGGCGAGCGCGCCATTCGCCAGGCCCTGGTGCAGCAGGCCACCGCCTTCGCTGACCGGCCGCCCTTCGCCTCCTTCCGCGTGGTGTCGGCCGGCCGCAGCCTGGCGTTCGGCCAGTACTCGGAGCGCTGGAAGGCGCAGCGGCGCGCGGCGCAGGGCACCATGCGCGCCTTCTCCCCGCTCCAGCCGCGCAGCCGCCGCGTCCTCGAGGGCCACGTGCTGGGCGAGGCGCGCGAGCTGGTGCAGCTGCTGGTGCGCGGCAGCGCGGGCGGCGCCTTCCTCGACCCGCGGCCGCTGACCTTGGTGGCCGTGGCCAACGTCATGAGCGCCGCGTGCTTCGGCTGCCGCTACAGCCACGGGGACGCCGAGTTCCGCGAGCTGCTCAGCCACAACGAGGAGTTCGGGCGCACGGTGGGCGCGGGCAGCCTGGTGGACGTGCTGCCCTGGCTGCTGCGCTTCCCCAACCCGTTGCGCACAACCTTCCGAGAGTTCCAGCAGCTCAACCGCAACTTCAGCAACTTCGTCCTCGACAAGTTCCTGAGGCACCGCGAAAGCTTCCGTCCCGGGGCCGCCCCCCGCGACCTGATGGACGCCTGCATCCTCTCGGTGGGGAAGGAGGCGGCCGTGGGCTCGGGCGACAGCGCCGCGCGGCTGGACGAGGACTACGTGCCGTCGACTGTCACCGACATCTTTGGCGCCAGCCAGGACACGCTCTCCACCGCGCTGCAGTGGCTGTTCCTCCTTTTCACCAG aaagaagaaagaaagaaagaaagaaagaaagaaagaaagaaagaaagaaagaacgaaCATTTCTTGGGCCTCTGGAAAGTATT GTACCCTGAAGCGCAGGCTCGGGTGCAGGCCGAACTGGACCAAGTCGTGGGTCGAGAGCGTCTGCCCTGCCTGGATGATCAGCCCAAACTGCCCTACATCATGGCCTTTCTTTACGAAGCCATGCGCTTCTCCAGCTTCGTGCCCATCACCATTCCCCACGCCACCACTGCCAGCACCTCTGTCCTGGGCTACCACATTCCCAAGGACACGGTGGTGTTTGTTAACCAGTGGTCCGTGA
- the LOC103305670 gene encoding cytochrome c-like produces MGDVEKGKKIFVQKCAQCHTVEKGGKHKTGPNLHGLFGRKIGQAPGFSYTEANKNKGITWGEATLMEYLENPRKYIHGTKMIFTGI; encoded by the coding sequence atgggtGATGTTGAGAAGGGCAAGAAGATTTTTGTTCAGAAGTGTGCCCAGTGCCATACTGTGGAAAAGGGAGGCAAGCACAAGACTGGGCCAAATCTCCATGGTCTCTTTGGGCGAAAGATAGGCCAGGCCCCTGGATTTTCTTACACGGAAGCCAACAAGAACAAAGGTATCACCTGGGGAGAGGCTACACTGATGGAGTATTTGGAGAATCCCAGGAAGTACATCCATGGAACAAAAATGATCTTCACTGGCATTTAG